In Vagococcus hydrophili, one DNA window encodes the following:
- a CDS encoding sucrose-specific PTS transporter subunit IIBC: MNHKKVAKEIQLALGEGNLVGAAHCATRLRLVVKDKEKINQTALDTNDDVKGTFEANGQYQIIIGPGDVDKVYKELISLTKVKEASTEDLKEIANSSGKKPNPFMQLIKVLSDIFVPIVPALVAGGLLMAINNVLTSQGLFGPQSVVEMYPNIKDLASIINLLSAAPFAFLPILVGFSATKRFGGNPYLGAAMGMAMVMPDLVNGYGVANAIAEGTMPYWNVFGMNIAQAGYQGSVLPVLAVAFILANLEKFFHRHISKALDFTFTPMLSIIITGFLTFAIVGPFMRGVSDGLTDSLVWLYEATGAFGMGIFGTFYSTIVITGLHQSFPAIETTLLADIAKTGGSFIFPVASMANVAQGGAALAVFFLTKNEKQKSLASSASLSAMLGITEPAIFGVNLKLKYPFICAMIASGIASAFIGFFHVLATAMGPASVIGFISIATPSIPAFMIGIVISIVISFTLTFMYGKKKMTEEAVMEEVMVEKAIGEKILTPVTGEIIDLKTVSDPVFSSEAMGKGVAIIPNSSDVYAPLSGEITALYESNHAYGMVTDSGVELLIHIGIDTVSMSENGFESFVSKGQKVAQGEKLGTFDRDKIKQNGLDSTVMLIVTNTSDYGKMTVTSQSTVNQNETVLIVEK; the protein is encoded by the coding sequence ATGAATCATAAAAAAGTTGCTAAAGAGATTCAACTAGCCTTAGGGGAAGGAAATTTAGTTGGAGCAGCACATTGTGCGACGCGTTTAAGACTAGTCGTTAAAGATAAAGAGAAAATTAATCAAACGGCTTTAGATACAAATGATGATGTGAAAGGAACCTTTGAAGCAAATGGTCAATATCAAATTATCATCGGTCCTGGAGATGTTGATAAAGTTTATAAAGAATTGATTTCGCTTACAAAAGTAAAAGAAGCTTCAACAGAGGATTTAAAAGAGATAGCTAATAGTTCAGGTAAAAAGCCTAACCCATTTATGCAATTAATCAAAGTATTGTCAGATATTTTTGTACCTATCGTTCCAGCCTTAGTTGCTGGTGGTTTACTGATGGCAATTAATAATGTCTTAACCTCTCAAGGATTATTTGGTCCTCAATCAGTGGTTGAGATGTATCCTAATATCAAAGATTTAGCATCTATCATTAATTTATTATCAGCTGCACCATTTGCTTTTCTGCCAATTTTAGTTGGTTTTTCTGCAACTAAACGATTTGGTGGGAATCCTTATTTAGGAGCTGCTATGGGAATGGCAATGGTTATGCCAGACTTAGTGAATGGTTATGGTGTAGCGAATGCGATTGCAGAAGGCACAATGCCTTATTGGAATGTGTTTGGTATGAATATTGCACAAGCTGGTTATCAAGGTTCCGTTTTACCAGTTTTAGCAGTGGCATTTATTTTAGCCAATCTAGAAAAATTCTTCCATAGACATATAAGTAAAGCCCTTGATTTTACCTTTACACCAATGTTAAGTATTATCATTACAGGTTTCTTAACCTTTGCAATTGTAGGACCATTCATGCGTGGTGTCTCGGACGGATTAACAGATAGTTTAGTATGGTTGTATGAAGCAACAGGTGCATTTGGCATGGGAATCTTTGGAACCTTTTATTCAACAATTGTTATTACTGGATTACATCAAAGTTTCCCAGCAATCGAAACCACGCTTTTAGCAGATATTGCAAAAACGGGAGGTTCATTTATATTCCCAGTTGCTTCAATGGCAAATGTGGCTCAAGGGGGAGCAGCCTTAGCGGTTTTCTTCTTAACAAAAAATGAGAAACAAAAAAGTTTAGCCTCATCAGCAAGTTTATCAGCCATGTTAGGAATCACTGAGCCAGCTATTTTTGGGGTAAATTTAAAACTCAAATACCCATTCATTTGTGCCATGATTGCCTCAGGTATTGCCTCAGCATTTATCGGTTTCTTCCATGTATTAGCAACAGCCATGGGGCCTGCGAGTGTGATTGGTTTTATCTCAATTGCAACACCATCAATACCGGCATTTATGATCGGAATTGTGATTAGTATTGTCATTTCATTCACCTTAACATTTATGTATGGTAAGAAAAAAATGACAGAAGAAGCTGTTATGGAAGAAGTAATGGTAGAAAAAGCAATAGGTGAAAAAATTTTAACACCTGTCACTGGAGAAATCATTGATTTAAAGACTGTTTCTGATCCAGTTTTCTCATCGGAAGCCATGGGGAAAGGTGTCGCAATTATTCCAAATAGTAGTGACGTATACGCGCCTTTAAGTGGTGAAATTACAGCCTTATATGAAAGTAATCATGCTTATGGAATGGTGACTGATAGTGGCGTAGAGTTATTGATTCATATTGGGATTGATACAGTTTCAATGTCAGAAAATGGTTTTGAAAGCTTTGTTTCTAAAGGTCAAAAAGTGGCTCAAGGTGAGAAACTAGGAACATTTGATCGTGACAAAATTAAACAAAATGGTTTAGATTCGACAGTCATGTTGATTGTAACGAATACATCAGATTATGGAAAAATGACAGTTACATCTCAAAGTACTGTGAATCAAAACGAAACTGTATTAATAGTAGAAAAATAG
- the opp3C gene encoding oligopeptide ABC transporter permease, with product MEKLDIKNIPAEKFERISMDNNLDREKISAPSLNFMQDSWRRLKKNKGAVISLILLGIITLLAFGSIWVSPHDPTKQNPKYINLPPKIPGIGIDGFNGTAKVGGKRVDKYEQAKVPEGEYFYLGTDGLGRDELSRLLMGTRMSLIIAFVAAFLDLSIGVIYGLYSGMKGGRTDNVMQRILEVLSGVPNLVVMILMLMVFKPGLMSIILAMIVTGWITMARIVRAQALKIKDQEYVLAATTLGESQSKIAIKHILPNISGVIIVQMMFSIPSAIFFEAFLSFIGLGLTPPTASLGTLLNEGYKTFRFLPHLMWAPAITLSVIMICFNLLADGLRDAFDPKMND from the coding sequence ATGGAAAAATTAGATATTAAAAATATTCCAGCTGAGAAATTTGAAAGAATTTCAATGGATAATAATTTAGATCGTGAAAAAATCAGCGCCCCTTCATTAAACTTTATGCAAGATTCATGGCGCCGTCTTAAAAAGAATAAAGGAGCTGTTATCTCTTTAATCCTTTTAGGAATCATTACACTGTTAGCTTTTGGTTCTATTTGGGTATCACCTCATGATCCAACGAAACAAAATCCTAAATATATTAACTTACCACCAAAAATCCCTGGTATTGGGATTGACGGCTTTAACGGAACAGCCAAAGTCGGCGGTAAACGTGTGGATAAATACGAACAAGCCAAAGTTCCAGAAGGTGAGTATTTCTATTTGGGAACAGACGGGCTTGGTCGTGACGAATTATCTCGTTTGTTAATGGGAACAAGAATGTCCTTAATTATTGCTTTTGTGGCAGCTTTTCTCGATTTATCCATAGGGGTTATCTACGGACTTTACTCTGGAATGAAGGGTGGTCGAACCGATAACGTCATGCAGCGGATACTGGAAGTTCTCTCTGGTGTTCCGAACTTAGTTGTAATGATCTTAATGTTAATGGTTTTTAAGCCAGGTCTTATGTCGATTATCTTAGCGATGATCGTGACAGGTTGGATTACCATGGCTCGGATTGTTCGTGCCCAAGCGTTAAAAATCAAAGATCAAGAATATGTGTTAGCTGCAACAACGTTAGGCGAGTCTCAATCTAAAATTGCCATTAAACATATTTTACCGAATATTTCTGGTGTTATTATCGTACAAATGATGTTTAGTATTCCATCAGCGATTTTCTTTGAAGCTTTCTTAAGTTTCATTGGATTAGGATTAACACCTCCAACAGCTTCACTTGGAACGCTTTTAAATGAAGGATATAAAACTTTTAGATTCTTGCCTCACTTAATGTGGGCACCGGCAATTACGTTATCAGTTATTATGATTTGTTTTAACTTACTTGCTGATGGGTTACGTGATGCCTTTGACCCGAAAATGAATGATTAG
- a CDS encoding ABC transporter ATP-binding protein — MSEVKDKKLLLEVNNLKQHFNVGRSDEVKAVDDISFTIYEGETFGLVGESGCGKSTTGRSIIRLYQPTSGEIKYNGEDVAKIKGRQNLNQFRRDVQMIYQDPYASLNPRMKVKDIIAEGIDVHKLAKTDEDRTNRVNELLKTVGLDPSHGTRYPHEFSGGQRQRIGIARALAVEPKFIICDEPISALDVSIQAQVVNLLQELQEKEKLTYLFIAHDLSMVKYISDRIGVMYFGKLVEVGSAEEIYNNGLHPYTESLLSAIPLPDPDYERKRQRITYKPQADDGKTRMLKEIAPDHFVYCSDDEVEMYRNKLQEKKEQ; from the coding sequence ATGAGTGAAGTGAAAGACAAAAAATTATTGTTAGAAGTTAATAATTTAAAACAACACTTTAATGTTGGCAGAAGTGATGAAGTAAAAGCTGTAGACGACATTAGTTTTACTATTTATGAAGGGGAAACATTCGGTTTAGTAGGTGAGTCTGGTTGTGGTAAGTCGACAACTGGTCGTAGTATTATTCGTTTGTATCAACCAACAAGTGGTGAAATAAAATATAATGGTGAAGATGTGGCAAAAATCAAAGGTCGTCAAAATCTCAATCAATTTAGACGAGATGTTCAAATGATTTATCAAGATCCTTACGCGTCTCTTAACCCAAGAATGAAAGTCAAAGACATTATTGCAGAAGGAATTGACGTACATAAGTTAGCTAAAACGGATGAAGATCGTACAAATCGTGTGAATGAATTATTAAAAACGGTTGGACTTGATCCAAGTCACGGAACGCGTTATCCTCATGAATTCTCAGGGGGGCAACGTCAACGGATTGGGATTGCGAGAGCCTTAGCAGTGGAACCTAAATTTATCATTTGTGATGAGCCGATTTCAGCTCTAGATGTATCCATTCAGGCGCAGGTTGTTAACTTACTGCAAGAACTACAAGAAAAAGAAAAATTAACGTACTTGTTTATTGCCCATGATTTATCCATGGTGAAATATATTAGTGATCGAATTGGTGTGATGTATTTTGGAAAATTAGTAGAAGTAGGTTCTGCCGAAGAAATTTACAACAACGGCTTACACCCTTATACAGAAAGTTTACTGTCTGCCATTCCATTGCCAGATCCTGATTACGAGCGAAAACGTCAACGTATTACATATAAACCTCAAGCGGATGACGGAAAAACGCGAATGTTAAAAGAAATCGCACCAGATCATTTTGTTTATTGTAGTGATGATGAGGTTGAGATGTACCGCAATAAACTCCAAGAAAAGAAAGAACAGTAG
- the opp3b gene encoding oligopeptide ABC transporter permease, with product MKNFAKFFLKRVMFMLITLWLITTITFFLMKLLPGSPYANQEKLSPEQIEMLNEQSGLDKPVIQQYGIYMGNIVQGDFGTSFQFKNQPVSKLLKERIGPSVQLGVQAIIFGTFVGIILGAIAAMKQNTWVDTLATLIAILGRSIPNFVFAVLLQYVFAIQLGILPIAKWDQGFISTILPTLALSMSPLADSARFIRTEMVEVLGSDYIELARAKGLSRTQVVFRHGLRNSLIPLITLLGPLAVALMTGSLVVENIFAIPGIGEQFVKSIMTNDYPTIMAVTIMFSAMLVVVILIVDLLYGIVDPRIRVSGGGKD from the coding sequence ATGAAGAATTTTGCCAAGTTTTTTCTAAAACGTGTGATGTTCATGTTAATCACTCTATGGTTGATTACAACGATCACATTCTTTTTAATGAAATTACTTCCTGGTTCACCATATGCTAATCAAGAAAAATTATCACCAGAACAAATCGAGATGTTAAATGAGCAATCTGGACTAGATAAGCCAGTCATTCAACAATATGGAATTTACATGGGAAATATCGTTCAAGGTGATTTTGGAACCAGTTTCCAATTCAAAAACCAACCAGTTTCTAAATTGTTGAAAGAAAGAATTGGGCCATCTGTCCAGTTAGGTGTTCAAGCCATTATTTTCGGAACATTTGTAGGGATTATCTTAGGAGCTATTGCAGCCATGAAACAAAACACATGGGTGGATACACTAGCGACCTTAATTGCCATTCTAGGTCGCTCCATTCCTAACTTTGTATTCGCCGTTTTACTGCAATACGTATTTGCGATTCAATTAGGTATTTTACCAATTGCTAAGTGGGATCAAGGATTTATCTCGACGATTCTACCAACTTTAGCCCTGTCCATGTCACCACTTGCTGACTCAGCGAGGTTCATTAGAACAGAAATGGTTGAAGTTCTAGGGAGTGATTACATTGAGTTAGCGCGAGCTAAAGGATTAAGTAGGACACAAGTTGTCTTTAGACATGGATTAAGAAATAGTTTAATCCCGTTAATTACCCTACTTGGACCACTTGCTGTTGCGTTAATGACAGGTTCACTTGTAGTAGAAAACATTTTTGCAATACCAGGAATTGGTGAGCAATTTGTAAAATCAATCATGACCAATGATTACCCAACAATCATGGCTGTAACGATTATGTTCTCAGCGATGTTAGTGGTTGTTATCTTAATTGTTGATTTACTTTACGGTATCGTAGATCCAAGAATCCGCGTTTCAGGAGGTGGCAAAGACTAA
- a CDS encoding sucrose-6-phosphate hydrolase, protein MTQLINEWTRELRYQPYDSWHTDYTQQLKNTVKKAPWRLDYHVQPNTGLLNDPNGFSYFNNKWHLFYQYYPFGPVHGLKSWYHLTSDNLIDWVNEGVAIEPTNQFDSHGVYSGTALPIDDSLFLAYSGNVRDENWQRKSYQLGAKMSKEGHMQKLEHPLIDFPIKGYTDHVRDPQIIPYEEGYLMILGAQDTNEKGQVILFQSENLTNWEFIGNLDYADEEMGFMVECPNLLFIEEKPLLIFCPQGLNKNVLPYDNIYPNTYILGSDFDLKTVTIKDATPLQQLDYGFDVYATQAFTNNNNRHLSVSWVGLPEVDYPSFKDGWAHCLSLVKELTIRNGKLHQFPIAETKELRQDKQLIEGTLSSENQILTQPKNNSYELNLSFDANSSGVIHLMRDESLDKSFKLTFDTKLGKLIVDRGQVGVPFAEAFGTTRELELTKYSSLELDIFVDQSIIEIFVNKGSEVITSRVFPNSNQTNLKIEGQGGSYFGTMYSLRKMKN, encoded by the coding sequence ATGACTCAATTAATAAACGAATGGACTCGAGAATTAAGATATCAACCTTACGATAGTTGGCATACAGACTACACGCAACAACTAAAAAACACCGTTAAAAAAGCGCCTTGGCGACTTGATTATCATGTTCAACCTAATACAGGACTTTTAAATGATCCTAATGGGTTTTCTTATTTTAATAATAAATGGCATCTTTTTTATCAATATTATCCCTTTGGTCCTGTTCACGGACTCAAATCATGGTATCACCTCACCTCAGATAATCTAATTGATTGGGTAAATGAAGGCGTGGCTATCGAACCTACTAATCAATTCGATAGTCACGGTGTTTATTCAGGAACTGCTCTTCCCATTGATGATTCCTTATTCCTTGCCTACTCTGGAAATGTTAGAGATGAGAATTGGCAGCGGAAATCTTATCAATTAGGAGCTAAGATGTCTAAAGAGGGGCACATGCAAAAATTAGAACACCCTCTAATTGATTTTCCGATTAAGGGTTATACTGATCATGTTCGTGACCCACAAATCATTCCTTATGAAGAGGGCTATTTAATGATTTTAGGGGCACAAGATACCAATGAAAAAGGACAAGTTATACTTTTTCAATCTGAAAATTTAACTAACTGGGAGTTTATTGGTAACTTGGACTATGCAGATGAAGAGATGGGCTTCATGGTAGAATGCCCTAATCTTTTATTTATTGAGGAGAAACCACTACTTATTTTTTGTCCTCAAGGTTTGAATAAAAATGTCTTACCTTATGACAACATCTACCCCAATACATATATTTTAGGTTCTGATTTTGATTTAAAGACAGTCACGATTAAAGATGCGACACCTTTACAACAACTAGATTATGGCTTTGATGTTTATGCTACTCAAGCTTTTACAAATAATAATAATCGCCATCTCAGTGTCAGTTGGGTTGGACTTCCAGAAGTGGACTATCCTAGCTTTAAAGATGGCTGGGCTCACTGTTTAAGTTTAGTCAAAGAACTGACCATCAGAAACGGGAAACTCCATCAGTTCCCTATAGCTGAAACGAAAGAATTGCGCCAAGATAAACAGTTGATTGAAGGAACTCTTTCTTCAGAAAATCAAATACTCACTCAACCAAAAAACAACTCTTATGAACTAAATTTATCTTTTGATGCAAACTCTTCTGGAGTGATTCATCTTATGAGGGATGAATCTTTAGACAAGTCATTCAAACTTACTTTTGATACCAAACTAGGAAAACTAATAGTTGACCGAGGGCAAGTAGGCGTTCCTTTTGCAGAAGCGTTTGGAACTACAAGAGAATTAGAATTAACCAAATATTCTTCCCTTGAACTGGACATTTTTGTGGATCAATCAATTATTGAAATCTTCGTTAATAAAGGCTCAGAAGTTATAACGAGTCGTGTATTCCCAAATTCTAATCAAACTAATTTAAAGATTGAAGGACAAGGTGGCAGTTATTTTGGTACAATGTATTCACTACGCAAGATGAAAAATTAA
- a CDS encoding DUF3899 domain-containing protein yields MKNKKKIAISIISLSLIIPLVTLLSKKEITTTYLSDNFFLVSLFFIIIGVTILVLSSGFFDFFQKNMKQLMWRRKSNEPKEYIPLSQIFEKKPVYWLSVGGTLLLISIIFAFLS; encoded by the coding sequence ATGAAAAATAAGAAAAAAATAGCGATAAGTATCATTAGTTTATCACTAATTATCCCTCTCGTAACACTTTTATCAAAAAAAGAAATAACAACAACCTATCTTTCGGATAACTTCTTTTTGGTTTCACTCTTCTTTATTATTATTGGTGTCACTATCTTAGTTCTTTCATCTGGCTTTTTTGATTTTTTTCAAAAAAACATGAAACAACTAATGTGGCGCCGTAAAAGTAATGAACCAAAAGAATATATCCCACTTTCTCAAATCTTTGAGAAAAAACCAGTTTACTGGCTAAGTGTAGGTGGTACTCTTCTATTGATTAGTATCATTTTCGCCTTTTTATCTTAA
- a CDS encoding LacI family DNA-binding transcriptional regulator: MTIKLTDVAKKAGVSPTTVSRVINNYGSLSQKTIDKVHQAMEELNYVPNSLARSLQGKGTQLIGLIFPSISNPFYGELVEKIEENLFNKDYKVILCDSARDTEKERSYLRMLIGNKVDGVITGSHNLGIKEYENVSLPIVSFDRYLGDTVPIVGSDNFLGGQLATQALIDAGCQNIAIFSGKNDSMSPTNRRVDGYKMAISKADLCEHTFHFPSPTSPIVKSSEIKQILEEHDFDGIFCTDDLTAILTIQQLEKLNLNVPKDVKVIGYDGTQFIQNYYPHLATVAQPIDEYANLLVELLLEKIKHPEKELKNFELPVKVIKSSTL; the protein is encoded by the coding sequence ATGACAATAAAATTAACGGACGTTGCTAAAAAAGCTGGCGTCTCTCCCACAACTGTTTCTCGTGTCATTAATAACTACGGCTCATTAAGTCAAAAAACAATCGATAAAGTCCATCAAGCAATGGAGGAACTAAATTACGTTCCAAATTCTCTTGCCCGTTCTCTACAAGGAAAAGGCACCCAATTGATTGGCTTAATCTTCCCCTCTATTTCCAATCCATTTTACGGAGAGTTAGTGGAAAAAATTGAAGAAAATTTATTCAATAAAGATTACAAAGTTATTTTATGTGATAGTGCTCGTGACACTGAAAAAGAACGTAGCTACCTTAGAATGTTAATCGGAAATAAAGTTGACGGTGTCATTACAGGCTCTCACAATCTAGGAATCAAAGAATATGAAAATGTTAGCTTACCCATTGTTTCTTTTGACCGTTATTTAGGTGACACGGTCCCAATCGTTGGTAGTGATAATTTCTTAGGCGGACAGCTTGCAACACAAGCTTTAATTGATGCTGGTTGTCAAAATATCGCAATTTTTTCCGGAAAGAATGATTCCATGTCTCCTACCAATCGACGAGTCGACGGTTACAAAATGGCGATCAGTAAGGCTGATTTATGTGAGCATACTTTTCACTTCCCATCTCCTACGTCACCCATCGTTAAATCTTCTGAGATCAAACAAATTTTAGAAGAACATGACTTTGATGGTATTTTTTGCACAGATGATTTAACAGCGATTTTAACCATTCAACAACTTGAAAAACTGAATCTTAATGTTCCTAAAGACGTTAAGGTGATTGGTTATGACGGCACACAATTTATCCAAAACTACTATCCTCATTTAGCAACCGTTGCTCAACCAATTGATGAGTATGCTAATCTGCTAGTTGAGTTATTATTAGAGAAAATCAAACACCCTGAAAAAGAACTTAAAAACTTTGAACTACCTGTTAAAGTTATAAAATCTAGCACACTTTAA